The proteins below are encoded in one region of Colletotrichum lupini chromosome 5, complete sequence:
- a CDS encoding acetylcholinesterase, with the protein MMRSFVAGIITLVCLSLVSASCIETGNTSNSLPIVDLGYELHQALNFDTLSEAYNFSNIRYGAPPIGDLRFAAPLTPATNRSIVQKGEEARICPQALPEWTPSLIEQAYQYLFGPNISISASQLLDSRASEDCLFLDVVAPKKIFDAVRSNETATRAPVFVWIYGGGYDVGSKAGLNSGSPAGLLRQGNHDFVYVALNYRLGAFGFLSGPEFTSQGGVANAGLLDQRLALEWIQQNIHLFGGDPARVTLAGESAGGGSIVFQTTAFGGSQGSVPFQQIIPQSPAILPSPPAQNQDDIFAEFLSRLNVSTLAEARQLPAASVIAANSDQVFAGRLGSFTFSPVVDGTFVPAEPAVLISEGKFDTKVKVMAGSNTNDGLFFGSFDITDDAGYHEWMSVTLPGASADSIDYMATELYPPILNGSYGYTDHIARTSLTMQDLLFRCNGLALVRALNGTTHQYEFGVYPAMHADDVAYTFSDNGVGMSSPETAIALQRYMTSFTLSGNPHGQEIAEFPLYGQNKDVLLLNTTGQYVSRYDSFTNDRCIGRDRIIASLAA; encoded by the exons ATGATGCGTTCTTTCGTTGCAGGTATCATCACGCTCGTCTGCCTCTCACTCGTTTCAGCGTCATGCATCGAAACAGGCAATACGTCAAATAGTCTACCGATTGTAGACTTAGGCTACGAGCTTCATCAAGCTCTCAACTTCGAT ACCTTGAGTGAAGCATACAACTTTTCCAACATTCGATATGGAGCCCCACCAATTGGAGATCTTCGATTCGCTGCCCCGTTAACTCCTGCAACGAACAGGTCTATCGTGCAGAAGGGTGAAGAGGCCCGAATCTGCCCACAGGCCCTCCCGGAATGGACGCCGAGCCTGATCGAACAAGCATACCAATACCTATTCGGTCCTAACATCTCCATATCTGCTAGTCAGCTCCTCGACTCGAGAGCTAGCGAAGACTGTCTGTTTCTTGACGTGGTGGCCCCGAAGAAGATTTTTGATGCTGTCAGGTCCAATGAGACTGCTACTAGAGCACCC GTTTTCGTATGGATCTACGGCGGTGGCTACGACGTTGGCTCCAAGGCTGGACTAAACAGCGGTTCGCCTGCTGGTCTCTTAAGACAAGGCAACCACGATTTTGTCTATGTGGCTCTCAACTACCGCCTTGGTGCCTTTGGTTTCCTCAGCGGCCCAGAATTTACATCCCAGGGAGGCGTTGCCAATGCTGGACTCCTCGACCAGAGGCTTGCGCTGGAGTGGATTCAACAAAACATTCACCTTTTCGGCGGAGACCCGGCTCGTGTGACTCTTGCAGGAGAGTCCGCTGGAGGAGGTTCGATCGTATTCCAGACAACT GCTTTCGGCGGCTCCCAGGGCTCCGTTCCCTTCCAACAGATTATCCCGCAGTCCCCAGCGATCCTCCCATCTCCGCCAGCCCAGAACCAGGACGATATCTTTGCCGAATTCCTATCGCGTTTAAACGTCAGCACTCTAGCCGAAGCTAGGCAGCTTCCTGCTGCCTCTGTGATTGCAGCCAACAGCGATCAGGTCTTTGCAGGCCGCCTGGGAAGCTTCACTTTCAGCCCGGTAGTTGACGGCACCTTTGTCCCGGCCGAGCCTGCAGTCTTGATCTCGGAGGGGAAGTTCGATACCAAAGTCAAAGTCATGGCTGGCTCAAACACCAACGATGGTCTCTTCTTCGGTTCCTTCGACATCACAGACGACGCTGGCTACCACGAATGGATGTCCGTCACCCTTCCCGGAGCCAGCGCTGACTCGATCGATTACATGGCAACGGAGCTGTACCCGCCCATTCTCAATGGCTCCTATGGATACACGGACCACATCGCTCGTACTTCCCTCACCATGCAGGACTTGCTTTTCCGGTGCAATGGTCTTGCTCTCGTGAGAGCGCTGAATGGCACGACTCATCAGTACGAGTTTGGTGTATACCCAGCCATGCACGCCGATGATGTTGCATACACCTTTTCCGATAACGGGGTTGGTATGTCTAGTCCAGAGACTGCGATCGCCTTGCAGCGATACATGACCAGCTTCACTCTAAGCGGAAATCCCCATGGACAGGAAATCGCGGAGTTCCCGCTGTATGGACAGAATAAGGACGTTTTACTTTTGAACACCACTGGCCAATATGTCAGCCGGTATGACAGCTTTACAAACGACCGTTGCATTGGGCGCGACAGAATTATTGCGTCTCTTGCAGCTTAA